The Pseudomonas chlororaphis subsp. piscium genome contains the following window.
GAACACTTTCTCAAGGCCAACCGCTTCATGACCGGCTCGGCCGCGCCGATCTTCGATGCCGAGCGCCGGGTGATCGCGGTGCTGGACGTCTCCAGCGACAGCTACCTGCCGCCCTCCCATACCCTGGGCATGGTCAAGATGATGAGCCAGACGGTGGAGAACCGACTGATCCTCAACCTGTTCGAAGGCCGGCATTTCCAGCTGACCTTCAACACCGGCCTGAACAACCTCGACAGCCAGTGGGCCGGCCTGCTGATCTTCGATGAAAGCGGCCAGGTGCTGTCGGCCAACCGCCGCGCCGACAACCTGCTGGGCATCAGCCTGTCGCGGGTCGGCATCGAGAGCCTGTTCAAGGTGTCCCTGCTTGAGTTGCTCAACCAACCCGAAGGCCTGCCCTTCGCCCTGCAGGCCGCCGGTCGCAACCGCTTCCATTGCCTGCTCAAGCGTCCAAGACAGATGCCGATCCAGGCCCGAGTCTTCGCCGAGGCACCTGCTCGCCCTTCTCCCACCAACACCGATGCCATCAGCCTGAACACCCTGCACCTCGGCGACAGCCGGGTGGAGAAAGCCGTGCGCCAGGCCGAACGGCTGCTGGAAAAGGACATTCCGCTGCTGATCCACGGCGAAACCGGGGTCGGCAAGGAAGTCTTCGTCAAGGCGCTGCACCAGGCCAGCTCGCGGAGCAAGCAGGCGTTCATCGCCGTCAACTGCGCGGCGATCCCCGCCGAACTGGTGGAGTCCGAGCTGTTCGGCTACGAAAAAGGCGCGTTCACCGGCGCCAGCCAGAAAGGCAGCATCGGCCTGATCCGCAAGGCCGACAAAGGTACCTTGTTCCTCGACGAAATCGGCGACATGCCCTTGCCAACCCAGGCTCGCCTATTACGGGTGCTGCAGGAACGCTGCGTACAACCGGTGGGCAGCAGCGAACTGTTCCCGGTGGACATCCGCATCATCTCCGCCACCAACCGCTCCCTGCGCGAACAGGTGCAGCTCGGGCGCTTTCGCGAGGACCTGTATTACCGCATCGGCGGCCTGACCCTGGAGTTGCCGCCCTTGCGCGAACGCAGCGACAAACAGGCGCTGTTCAAACGTATCTGGGAACAGCACCGCGAATCCGGCCAATGGGCCGGGCTCAGTCGAGAAGTCCAGGAACTGTTCGAGCGCCACCCCTGGCCGGGCAACCTGCGCCAGGTCAGCAGCGTGATGCAGGTGGCGCTGGCCATGGCCGAAGAACAACCGATCCGCACCGAGCACCTGCCGGACGACTTTTTTGTCGACCTGGACATGGAGCCGGCCACCAGCCATTCACCGCCCGGCGACATCGACCTGGAGGACAGCGCCGACCTGCAGCGCCAGCTCAAGGCGGTGGGCGGCAATATCTCGCTATTGGCACGGCGGCTGGGGGTGAGTCGCAATACCCTCTATAAAAGATTGCGTCAGCAGGAGAATTGATCGCCCCTCCAGCCCCCCAAATAGCAGGCAAACAAAAACCCGCACAAGGCGGGTTTCTGTTTGTAGCCAGTACAGCGATCAGTCAGCCAGACGCCAGGTGGTCCCACCCTTGCCGTCTTCCAGCACCACGCCCATGGCGGTGATCTGGTCGCGGATGCGGTCGGACTCGGCCCAGTCCTTGTTGGCACGGGCAGCCAGGCGCGCCTGGATCAGCGCTTCGACCTGCGCCGCGTCGACCCGGCCGGCGGCACCGGCCTGCAGGAAGTCGTCGGCTTCCAGCTGCAGCACACCCAGCACATCCGCCAGTTCCCGCAGGCGCGCCGCCAGACCGGCCGCCGCATTGAGATCGCTCTCGCGCAGACGGTTGATCTCGCGCACCATCTCGAACAGCAGCGCACAGGCTTCCGGGGTGCCGAAGTCGTCGTTCATCACCTCGGTGAAACGCTCGACGAAGGCTTCGCCACCGGCGGCCGGTACGTTCGGCAGGCCCTTGAGGGCATGGTAGAAACGCTCCAGGGCGCCCTTGGCGTCCTTGAGGTTATCTTCCGAGTAGTTGATCGCACTGCGGTAGTGGCTCGACACCAGCAGGTAACGCACCACTTCCGGATGGTACTTGTCGAGCACATCGCGAATGGTGAAGAAGTTGTTCAAGGACTTGGACATCTTCTCGCCATTGATGCGAATCATGCCGCAGTGCATCCAGGCATTGGCGTAGGTCTTGCCGGTGGCCGCCTCGCTCTGGGCGATCTCGTTTTCATGGTGCGGGAACTCGAGGTCGCTGCCGCCGCCGTGAATGTCGAAGGTCTCTCCCAGGCAGCAGGTGGACATCACCGAGCACTCGATGTGCCAGCCCGGACGCCCGGCGCCCCATGGCGACTCCCAGCTCGGCTCGCCCGGCTTGGTGGCTTTCCACAAGACGAAATCCAGTGGGTCTTCCTTCGACTCATCGACCTCGATCCGTGCACCGATGCGCAGGTCCTCGATCTTCTTGCGCGACAGCTTGCCGTAACCCATGAACTTGGCCACGCGGTAGTACACGTCGCCATTGCCCGGTGCGTAGGCGTAGCCCTTGTCGATCAGGGTCTGGATCATGCTCAGCATGCCAGGGATATGATCCGTGGCGCGAGGCTCCAGGTCCGGCTTCTTGATGTTCAGCCGAGCCTCGTCTTCGTGCATCGCCACGATCATGCGTTCGGTCAGCGCATTGAACGGCTCGCCATTCTCCCGCGCCCGATTGATGATCTTGTCTTCGATGTCGGTGATGTTGCGCACATAGGTCAGGTTGTAACCGCTGAAGCGCAACCAACGTGTCACCAGGTCGAAGGCGACCATGCTGCGGCCATGGCCCAGGTGGCAGTAGTCGTACACGGTCATGCCGCACACGTACATGCGTACATTGTTGCCATCCAGCGGCTTGAAGACTTCTTTGCTCTTGGTGAGCGTGTTGTAGATCGTAAGCACGTTAGTTCCTTGACTGAATCACTGACCCCAGGAGTCGCGCAGGGTCACGGTACGGTTGAATACCGGAGCGCCCGGTTTCGAGTCCTTGATATCCGCGCAGAAGTAACCTTCGCGCTCGAACTGGAAACGGTCTTCCGGCTGTGCGTTGCCCAGCGAGGGTTCGGCACGACAACCAGTGAGGACCTGCAGGGAGTCAGGGTTGATGTTGTCCAGGAAACTTGCGCTGTCTTCGGCCTTCTCCGGGTTCGGCGAACGGAACAGACGGTCGTACAGGCGCACTTCGCACTCGACGCTGGCGGCGGCCGGCACCCAGTGGATCACGCCCTTGACCTTGCGCCCTTCCGGGTTCTTGCCCAGGGTGTCCGGGTCGTAGGAGCAACGCAGCTCGACGATGTTGCCGTCGGCATCCTTGATCGCCTCGTCGGCGCGGATCACGTAGCTGCCGCGCAGGCGCACTTCGCCAGCCGGCTCCAGGCGCTTGTAGCCCTTTGGCGGCTCTTCCATGAAATCGTCACGGTCGATGTAGATTTCACGGGCGAACGGCAGTACCCGCACACCCATGTCTTCTTTCGGGTGGCGCGGCAGTTCGAGGTTCTCGACCTGGCCTTCCGGGTAGTTGGTGATCACCACCTTCAGCGGACGCAGCACGCACATGGCGCGCGGGGCGCTGTGGTCGAGGTCGTCACGGATGCTGAATTCCAGCATGCCGAAGTCCACCATGCCGTCGGAACGGTTGGTGCCAACCATTTCGCAGAAGTTGCGAATGGATTTCGGCGTGTAGCCACGACGACGGAAGCCCGACAGGGTCGACATGCGTGGGTCGTCCCAGCCGTTGACGTGCTGTTCGTCCACCAGTTGCTTGAGCTTGCGCTTGCTGGTGATGGTGTAGTTCAGGTTCAGGCGGCTGAACTCGTACTGGCGCGGCTGCGCCGGCACCGGCAGGTTCTCGAGGAACCACTCGTACAGCGGACGGTGGCTTTCGAACTCCAGGGTGCAGATCGAATGAGTGATGCCTTCGATGGCGTCCGACTGACCGTGGGTGAAGTCGTAGTTCGGGTAGATGCACCACTTGTCGCCGGTCTGGTGGTGATGAGCATGGCGGATGCGATACATGATCGGGTCGCGCAGGTTCATGTTCGGCGAGGCCATATCGATCTTGGCCCGCAGCACGCGGGCGCCGTCCGGGAATTCACCCGCCTTCATGCGGGCGAACAGGTCCAGGTTCTCTTCCACCGAACGGTCGCGGAACGGGCTGTTCTTGCCCGGCTCGGTCAGGCTGCCACGGTATTCCTTGGCCTGCTCGGGGGTCAGGTCGTCGACATAGGCCTTGCCCGTCTTGATCAGCTCCACCGCCCAGTCGTGCAACTGGTCGAAGTATTGCGAGGCGTAGCGCACCTCACCGGACCACTCGAAGCCCAGCCACTTGACGTCGCTTTCGATGGCGTCGATGTATTCCTGGTCTTCCTTGGCCGGGTTGGTGTCGTCGAAACGCAGGTGGGTGACGCCGCCGAATTCCTGGGCCAGCCCGAAGTTCACGCAGATCGACTTGGCGTGACCGATGTGCAGGTAGCCGTTGGGCTCCGGCGGGAAGCGGGTCACGATCTGTGTGTGCTTACCCGAGTCCAGGTCCGCCTGGATGATCGGGCGCAGGAAGTTGACCGGCACGGCCGGTCCGGTCTTGGAATTCGAGGTAGGGTCGACAGTGGGCTTGCTCATAGGATCCTTGAACGTACAAGTGCGCGGCCGGTGCGGCCTGATAAATCAAAACGGATATCATAGCCGATGCGGTCAAGCCCCTGACAGAGCGGGCTTTAAATCTGCCGCGATTAATCCGTCGCAAATGAAAAAACAGCCTCGAATTTCACGCCCGTCACGCTAAACTGCGCACCTTGGCGGATTTTTGCCAGCGCGGTTCCGGCCCGCGGGCCCCAGGCCTGCCTCCCGGAACCCGGGAATTCCTTGAAAACGCTCCTCCTTATAAAGAGTACCGATCATGACTCAAGTCAAACTGACCACCAACCACGGCGACATCGTGCTGGAACTGAACGCCGAGAAAGCCCCGGTCACCGTGGCCAACTTCGTCGAATACGTTAAAGCCGGTCATTACGAAAACACCGTATTCCACCGCGTCATCGGTAACTTCATGATCCAGGGCGGCGGTTTCGAGCCAGGCATGAAAGAAAAGAAAGACAAGCGTCCAAGCATCCAGAACGAAGCCGACAACGGTCTTTCCAACGACAAGTACACCGTCGCCATGGCCCGCACCATGGAGCCGCATTCGGCTTCCGCGCAGTTCTTCATCAACGTCGCTGACAACAGCTTCCTCAACCACAGCGGCAAGACCGTCCAGGGCTGGGGCTACGCGGTATTCGGCAAAGTGGTCGCCGGCACCGAAGTGGTCGACAAGATCAAAGGCGTGGCCACCACCATGAAGGCCGGCCACCAGGACGTACCGGCAGAAGACGTGATCATCGAGAAAGCCGAGATCGTTGAGTGATACTGCTGATTTCAGATTTGCATCTGGAAGAGGAGC
Protein-coding sequences here:
- a CDS encoding sigma-54-dependent Fis family transcriptional regulator; the protein is MSAPASPLSHETIIKDSWSRCRAFGLSHQSAPAFDQLPAERIAQLLESQHALVQTTHQEVLPYYENILSNSNCLIMLADNQGQVLTSWGTQRFIEPSLARGFSAGASWLEHCSGTNAIGTALACEQAVHIEHDEHFLKANRFMTGSAAPIFDAERRVIAVLDVSSDSYLPPSHTLGMVKMMSQTVENRLILNLFEGRHFQLTFNTGLNNLDSQWAGLLIFDESGQVLSANRRADNLLGISLSRVGIESLFKVSLLELLNQPEGLPFALQAAGRNRFHCLLKRPRQMPIQARVFAEAPARPSPTNTDAISLNTLHLGDSRVEKAVRQAERLLEKDIPLLIHGETGVGKEVFVKALHQASSRSKQAFIAVNCAAIPAELVESELFGYEKGAFTGASQKGSIGLIRKADKGTLFLDEIGDMPLPTQARLLRVLQERCVQPVGSSELFPVDIRIISATNRSLREQVQLGRFREDLYYRIGGLTLELPPLRERSDKQALFKRIWEQHRESGQWAGLSREVQELFERHPWPGNLRQVSSVMQVALAMAEEQPIRTEHLPDDFFVDLDMEPATSHSPPGDIDLEDSADLQRQLKAVGGNISLLARRLGVSRNTLYKRLRQQEN
- a CDS encoding peptidylprolyl isomerase; this translates as MTQVKLTTNHGDIVLELNAEKAPVTVANFVEYVKAGHYENTVFHRVIGNFMIQGGGFEPGMKEKKDKRPSIQNEADNGLSNDKYTVAMARTMEPHSASAQFFINVADNSFLNHSGKTVQGWGYAVFGKVVAGTEVVDKIKGVATTMKAGHQDVPAEDVIIEKAEIVE
- the cysS gene encoding cysteine--tRNA ligase; translation: MLTIYNTLTKSKEVFKPLDGNNVRMYVCGMTVYDYCHLGHGRSMVAFDLVTRWLRFSGYNLTYVRNITDIEDKIINRARENGEPFNALTERMIVAMHEDEARLNIKKPDLEPRATDHIPGMLSMIQTLIDKGYAYAPGNGDVYYRVAKFMGYGKLSRKKIEDLRIGARIEVDESKEDPLDFVLWKATKPGEPSWESPWGAGRPGWHIECSVMSTCCLGETFDIHGGGSDLEFPHHENEIAQSEAATGKTYANAWMHCGMIRINGEKMSKSLNNFFTIRDVLDKYHPEVVRYLLVSSHYRSAINYSEDNLKDAKGALERFYHALKGLPNVPAAGGEAFVERFTEVMNDDFGTPEACALLFEMVREINRLRESDLNAAAGLAARLRELADVLGVLQLEADDFLQAGAAGRVDAAQVEALIQARLAARANKDWAESDRIRDQITAMGVVLEDGKGGTTWRLAD
- a CDS encoding glutamine--tRNA ligase/YqeY domain fusion protein, translating into MSKPTVDPTSNSKTGPAVPVNFLRPIIQADLDSGKHTQIVTRFPPEPNGYLHIGHAKSICVNFGLAQEFGGVTHLRFDDTNPAKEDQEYIDAIESDVKWLGFEWSGEVRYASQYFDQLHDWAVELIKTGKAYVDDLTPEQAKEYRGSLTEPGKNSPFRDRSVEENLDLFARMKAGEFPDGARVLRAKIDMASPNMNLRDPIMYRIRHAHHHQTGDKWCIYPNYDFTHGQSDAIEGITHSICTLEFESHRPLYEWFLENLPVPAQPRQYEFSRLNLNYTITSKRKLKQLVDEQHVNGWDDPRMSTLSGFRRRGYTPKSIRNFCEMVGTNRSDGMVDFGMLEFSIRDDLDHSAPRAMCVLRPLKVVITNYPEGQVENLELPRHPKEDMGVRVLPFAREIYIDRDDFMEEPPKGYKRLEPAGEVRLRGSYVIRADEAIKDADGNIVELRCSYDPDTLGKNPEGRKVKGVIHWVPAAASVECEVRLYDRLFRSPNPEKAEDSASFLDNINPDSLQVLTGCRAEPSLGNAQPEDRFQFEREGYFCADIKDSKPGAPVFNRTVTLRDSWGQ